From the genome of Toxoplasma gondii ME49 chromosome XII, whole genome shotgun sequence:
TTTCTAGCTGTCGTACTCAAGCTTCGGCCCACTCACGCAAAGAAATATCAAAAAGACGCCTTCTCAAGTGTGCCTTGGATCGTGTTCAGACAGACAGTCCGACACTTGCTGCTACCGGTCTTATGTTTAACGCAACTCAGAGAATCCGTAAAAGGACTATGTCTGTTTATGCAAAAACGCTGTTGTGGAACCCCGTTAGACACGGCTTCTCGGAGTCTCTGGACTTTTGCCGAGTGCCTTCACATGCAAAGTTCCCTCAGGTCCTCAAATCCCCAAAACAAAGTCAGATGGCTCTCAGGGTGGAGCCACTGTTGCAGCAGATCGATCAAtcataaacatatatatatatatatatatatatatatgcgtgtgtgaAGATGCGAAATGAATGGAGATGCATGTTGTGCGTGTCTCGTGTGGGGTTTTTACCTCTTGCATTTGCGAGACAGAAAATCGGTCCGCCTCCTGTAGAGCGGCAACGGTGTCCTGAATGGACACGCctgcgaagaggaaacagttTCTAGATCCTTTGTGTATTACATTTTGCTCCTTTTTTCAGCTTGTAGCATTACGCTCAGGAGCATGGCGTTATCTTCGATGGTTTTTTGTGTTCAAGTTTTCGGTGGAACTCCTGCGTCCAGTCCTTGTTCAGTTTTCAGAGTCGTCCACACGGCAAAAGTCGATCTATGCTTCTAcctgttcctctctgtctcggtctgaagctttctcccgcttcccGGCCCCCAGGCAGATGACGTTTTCAAGGCACTTTTGTGACATGATTCGAGAGAAGACCTAACACATATTTAAACGTAACGGCGACTCCCCTTAGAGCCAAGAAAGCCCGCTCCCTCCACAAAAAACAAGcaaagagaacggagaagcaaCAAAAGGCCAAAACCGTAAACGAACCAAGTATGGCCACCTGTGCATCCCAGACGATACTCAGCTACACATGTGAGACGCTATAACTTCGACACCGCTCCACGTTCGCCTACCTCTGATTCGCGCGTCGCCCTCCACCCAGTTCATTTCGACTTCAAGCCAATTCCGTCCAGAACTGAATCCGCacgcgaagaagctgcgaTCTTCGACGACTGTCTGCATGAaaccttcctctcttctctctgtttcgtcatCCAGGGCGCCTCCCTCGCGGGCCGCTGATCGTTGGGGACCCGAGCGTTGTGCGCCACCTCGGCCCCacgcttcgtctcttgaGATCCCCGCGGGATGCCGCGGCTTTAGAGACAGTGGCGGTCGGGCGGAGGGCGAGCAGCCCAAAGCATCGCTTCTTAcgtcgtcgcctttcttcgttccGTCGCGAGTTTCCGAacgctctccctcttctctctcctcgctttctgcaCCTTCTCTTTCTATGTGTTCGCGTCCCCCCTCTTGTCttgcgtctctttcctttgtgTTCCCTTGTCGCTTCTGAGACGAGGAGCCTCCGTtgcggctgtctcttcgagaggaagaacaggagcaggaagcgaggagagaaggaagggagtTGCACAGACAGGCGCGGGGGCAGTTTTCGGTATTTGTCTTCTCACTCGAAGGGGCTTGATCGTGAAGCAGGCGGAAGTCGACtagaggcgagagaaacgaaagccGCTCGTACAAGCTCGAGCGAGCGCGAGACGCCCCTTCATCCAGCTCCTTGTGGCCtgcggcgcatgcatctggagggggagaaggagacgagacggaCACAGAACTGGAGGACTCGGGAGTCTCCTGAAAGTGAGGCAAGCGCCTCTGCGGTGCTGCATCTCTGCCttgagagagacgcgtcgaGACAGgcacagaggaggagacagatgagggacagagagaagacgaagagggaacgGAGAGTTCGCCCGCTCTTTCGTAATCGTTGAGGTGTCGAACAGCAGAAAACGCGTGCGCAGAAAAGGAaccagaagaggaggagggcgACTGATGACGcaggagacaacagagcGGAAGTCGAAGGATCGGCGGAACCGGCCGCAAGGCGCCCAAGTCCACCAGGGTGGTGTGGACGTCGCCGCCTCGGAGTTGCCACCAAAAGAAGATTTCCTCCAGGGGAACGTTGTGGTGTCGCCAAAGGTAGTCTTTCAGATTGTCAGAGCTGCGGACAGAGGCGCACCCGCGagaatctgaggaacataGGAAACGAGGCAGttgacggaggagaagaaataAGGGTAGGGTCAGACTTGGCGACTGCAGAGACGTGGGGAAGAATATAGGAGTTTTTAAGGGGGCAAAAtcgagagacaaagatgAGCAGGGGggacaaaagaagaaggtgaaggaaCCACCGCTACAGACTGGGACTAAGAAAGTGCCGTATCCTCCATATGAAGCCGGCATAAAGAACATAACTACTGCAGCTAGACCACGATATGTACTTGTTGCAGTATACGTAGATACTGTCTCTGTACAGAGGATCTGGTACAGCGACGAGATCAAACGAGGTAGAGGCGCACAGGGACAGAAGCCGGATCCGATGAGCTTCAAGGCAGCGCCTCAAAGCAGACTCAGAGAAAGAGTATTATCAGACAAGGTACAAGCCAGAGGCGAacgacggcagagagagatgggcgtggaaaggaagagtggaagacatcagaaaacgagaacaTCACGGGAACAGCTCACACCGCGGGAAAACATGAAGCTACATGCGGGATGGAGACTTGAATCCTGTGTCTCCCCGAAACAGTTGCTTATCTTGCCAGTCAGAACACCTATCTTGGTCAAAGAGAGTTTAACCAAAAGCGGTTAGTGGCTGCTGAAAAACGCCCTTATCAAAAGCGTACTTCATCGATGAGCGACTAGCCGTTTTCTCGACCTGGCGTCGCGTTTACACGCCAGAACCTACTGAAGACGCCGCGAGACAGagcaagaaaacaaaggGGCATCGACggaagtgcatgcgcaagagACAGACTTGTAGCGACAAAGGAAAGGGATAGCGGCGCAGCTCGCCCGACTGGCCTTTCTGGAGCCGACCCACCTAAGACACCAGGAGTGCAGCTGGACTTACGCCTCGAATTGTTGTTCGTTCTTTCAAGCTCTTCGTCAATGTGCAAGTCAAGCAAGAGTTGAGCAGCCTCCGCTGTCTGAGGGCACATCAGGATCTCCTTACTCTTCCTCAGGCTGGCTACCGCCCTTGTCTCCGCGCCATCGTCCCGCTCGCATCTCTTCGTGTCGCACAAGCGTCCGTGCGtacctgtctcctcggatTTGCTTCCACAGTGTTCTCTCGTGCACATCTCCCCCGGAttccgttcctctctctgcgaaCGTCCTTCTCCAGTGGTGGGGGACAGACCGGCCGCTGGGCTCCGGCGCGCGACCAGCGGCcccggcgcatgcacagaagcaGGCAGTTCGTGGACCCACGCCAGATTGAGAGCTTCTGCAGGCGTCAGGCGACGGTCGGGGTTCACTTCTAGGATTCTTCGCAGAAACTCGCGGAAGCCTGGCGACAACGGTGCCCCGAAAGAAGCCTCGGAAGGCAGATCCACCGCGCTGGACGCGTCAGCAGACGCGCCACAGCCGCCATGGTGGTAGcccggaagagaagaggcgtgaaggagcagagaagaaaacgaggaagggaagagagacgtgCCAGCGAACCAGCCAACGTGCGAACAGAGAACTGCCCACAAGAAGGTGCTATCGTCAAAGGCGGGGACCTGCGAGGAAGCAGCCGACGCGTGACACAACAAAGACACACGTTTCGCTTGCCCCTCTGTTTGCTTTACCTGCCCATGCTCCCCTTCGCCGGctccatctgcatgcgcttctttttctcgcgcaCTCTCGCGCCTTTCCAGAcaggtggagaggagactTAGCAAAGAGGCATACGCCTCCGGCTCCACGAGGCAGCACGGCTTGCTGACGACCTGGCGCAGCTCCTCGACCaacttctctttctggtCCAGAAGACGGCGAGTCATCCCGCGACCGAtgcaggagaaggagggcGTGATCTGTGGGGTTGAGGCTGTCTGACGGGACTTTGTGCGTGCGTCGGAGAAGCGATACTTCTCGCGGCTTTCTCCCGCATCCTCCTTGGAGAGCGAGGTGAGCATGCGCTCGAAATGGGGGCGCATGCGGTCCTCATAGGCCCAGTGGACGTACAGCAGCATCATGGCCGCGTGTTCCACCGCCCGGAGCGTACGGAGTGGATGCAGACGAGGCagcagttcttcttcctcgagatTTTGCGAGGCCAGACGCCAGCTGCCTTCCCCTCGGATTCTCCGCTCGCAGCCGGCCCAGTCGTCCCAGGGGCCTGAGGCCCACTTGATCCCCAGAAGcccctcgacttctctctcccatTTGGTCTCCCACGTACGGACGTCCGTCTCTCCATCCTGCGTCCCTTTGCTCTCTCGGCGTTCTGCTTCTAATTGGTTGCCGGAGTTCTTCATCGCGGTACCTAGGCGCTCGGCACAGGTCAAACTCTCTATGTGGAAGGCGCCCTCTCGGGCAGCCCCTGCGACGCCGCCCTGTCTCACGCGGGAAAgcctcgcctccgcctcccgcCTCTGTGCGGCCTCCCGGGTCCGCTGCTcctccgctgcatgcgcgagaagCGCCAGCAGGACGCCGGGCAACAGCCGGGGAGGCCCTTGCGCGGCCTGGAGGAGAACAGCGCCGAGCGCCCAGGTGTCGTCTTTTGAAAACGGGGGCATGCGGGTGGCATAGGAAGAACCGAAGAGCGCCTGCTGAGGCGTGAGAAAGGGCGGCGAGGGTGCGAGACGGGTGTGCGGCGCCAAGTGCCCCTGCCGCGA
Proteins encoded in this window:
- a CDS encoding TBC domain-containing kinase (incomplete catalytic triad) (encoded by transcript TGME49_250680~Gene product name based on ToxoDB Community Expert Annotation. Predicted member of protein kinase family Other;TBCK, (PMID:22047078).), encoding MAYPPVCETPGDDLASLCSASSEFLLGFQTFTVASDLTGSFSPLQASSCESSFIPRGTATGVHTPCETPLEALLPGPTLQSPTFEGDHTFARGDTTFPHGEKNHPCKSVSRKTATDVNAAPGTTDSVDDRPSSATAAVRGASPPSTIHCASSSAEKLSEQKTDEKSGFARIRGAQKNGLPCGGDTHLCLQATTETTTRRTQGSASEPAGAHAQGREEEEAGYRQVVTRFQFLKQLRHPHLCVYTHILRRADRFFVVSEYWSLSLADLIYQREQARTPSPSTRCDTSFLEAVALLPEAFLRRMASQVLSALAFLNEQGLTHGRLCPSTIRFTSSGDVRLSDWGLAHLSRQGHLAPHTRLAPSPPFLTPQQALFGSSYATRMPPFSKDDTWALGAVLLQAAQGPPRLLPGVLLALLAHAAEEQRTREAAQRREAEARLSRVRQGGVAGAAREGAFHIESLTCAERLGTAMKNSGNQLEAERRESKGTQDGETDVRTWETKWEREVEGLLGIKWASGPWDDWAGCERRIRGEGSWRLASQNLEEEELLPRLHPLRTLRAVEHAAMMLLYVHWAYEDRMRPHFERMLTSLSKEDAGESREKYRFSDARTKSRQTASTPQITPSFSCIGRGMTRRLLDQKEKLVEELRQVVSKPCCLVEPEAYASLLSLLSTCLERRESAREKEAHADGAGEGEHGQVKQTEGQAKRVSLLCHASAASSQVPAFDDSTFLWAVLCSHVGWFAGTSLFPSSFSSLLLHASSLPGYHHGGCGASADASSAVDLPSEASFGAPLSPGFREFLRRILEVNPDRRLTPAEALNLAWVHELPASVHAPGPLVARRSPAAGLSPTTGEGRSQREERNPGEMCTREHCGSKSEETGTHGRLCDTKRCERDDGAETRAVASLRKSKEILMCPQTAEAAQLLLDLHIDEELERTNNNSRHSRGCASVRSSDNLKDYLWRHHNVPLEEIFFWWQLRGGDVHTTLVDLGALRPVPPILRLPLCCLLRHQSPSSSSGSFSAHAFSAVRHLNDYERAGELSVPSSSSLCPSSVSSSVPVSTRLSQGRDAAPQRRLPHFQETPESSSSVSVSSPSPPPDACAAGHKELDEGASRARSSLYERLSFLSPLVDFRLLHDQAPSSEKTNTENCPRACLCNSLPSLLASCSCSSSRRDSRNGGSSSQKRQGNTKERDARQEGGREHIEREGAESEEREEGERSETRDGTKKGDDVRSDALGCSPSARPPLSLKPRHPAGISRDEAWGRGGAQRSGPQRSAAREGGALDDETERREEGFMQTVVEDRSFFACGFSSGRNWLEVEMNWVEGDARIRGVSIQDTVAALQEADRFSVSQMQEVRPRCQYMRQFHFLYQRLRVRLFRSLLVQLPKSLKRLTDEAAVDIPPLLRPQIWATLLGVNFAAEVAAGPFVFEQLVLESLASPADRLLANDDFSQCYEHHDLLGSRYGRRQLRCLLQALFAQNSGRSSSSLYPVPASPSSLSSCRFFSARGLDAIAAPLQLLYMNHPQIALACLDRLLTRQGQYKLFGCDNAAAIEEQLACFSQLLCFFDPLLAVHLQRIGLGPDLYALSWLLTLFAHALDLPQLFLLWDFLLVHPPSFLLFVCVCLLHHIRLPLLRLEPDEESSALSLLRAASAYLHVPALCGVASALEKETPVSVTLPFLARKSGLFTREGIEADEGEKNDEQQQRRRTRRAQKSFPGGASEQVPAPAEEEAEPEKGSGREDPEGDEGQDADSSSIQEVHGFSQIGTQTDEENAQTATRKQDASPREDLAASALGAVRFYIGDDLDEEREKRSASSAGHGTWRSPSLEQRLRARLLGGAMSSESREDAKKQKKKKQSLVAAMIQGPANLLMGPPRKPRRKFVADDEEDSDSVARGTALPG